From Salarias fasciatus chromosome 5, fSalaFa1.1, whole genome shotgun sequence, a single genomic window includes:
- the LOC115388385 gene encoding synaptoporin-like: MDTANQLASGGTFQVLKLPLGFIRVLEWLFAIFAFATCGGYTGQLRVSVDCMEKASSNLSIGIDFGYPFRLHQVSFEAPACEATRRERVFLIGDYSSSAEFFVTIAVFAFLYSLVATVVYVFFLNKYREISRAPLIDFTVTVVFSFMWLVSSSAWAKALSDVKLATDPDEVQLLIPACKIQTNKCGSVHGARWSGVNTSVAFGFLNFVLWAGNIWFVFKETGWHKGASRLAGGASEKQAGTFNQQPYNQGSFEQSGSYSSQGQPSEYSEVGGPTSYSNQM, from the exons CTCTTTGCCATATTTGCCTTTGCAACCTGTGGTGGATACACCGGGCAGCTGCGGGTCAGTGTGGACTGCATGGAGAAGGCCAGCAGCAATCTCAGCATCGGCATTGACTTCGGTTATCCCTTCAG GTTGCATCAGGTGTCATTTGAAGCCCCCGCATGTGAAGCAACACGGAGGGAGCGAGTCTTCCTCATTGGAGACTATTCGTCCTCTGCAGAGTTCTTTGTCACCATTGCGGTCTTTGCCTTCCTGTATTCTCTCGTGGCCACCGTTGTCTATGTTTTCTTTCTCAACAAGTATCGTGAAATCAGCCGGGCGCCACTGATA GACTTTACAGTGACAGTAGTGTTCTCCTTTATGTGGCTGGTCAGCTCCTCTGCATGGGCCAAAGCCTTATCTGACGTCAAACTGGCCACTGATCCAGATGAGGTGCAGCTCCTCATCCCCGCCTGCAAAATCCAGACCAACAAGTGCGGCTCTGTGCACGGAGCGCGGTGGTCCGGGGTCAACACTTCAGTG GCATTTGGGTTTCTCAACTTCGTGCTGTGGGCCGGAAACATCTGGTTTGTCTTCAAGGAGACAGGCTGGCACAAAGGTGCCTCCCGATTGGCAGGCGGAGCGTCCGAGAAGCAGGCCGGCACCTTTAACCAGCAGCCCTACAACCAGGGGAGCTTCGAGCAGTCGGGGAGCTACAGCAGCCAGGGCCAGCCGTCCGAGTACAGCGAGGTGGGAGGGCCCACCTCCTACTCCAATCAGATGTAG